In Saccharothrix syringae, the following are encoded in one genomic region:
- a CDS encoding M24 family metallopeptidase: MSTTAGPVDVDALRARLDRATAAASTAGLDALLIAPGSDLRYLIGAGGASFERLTCLVLPVGGTPLLVVPKLEHPGYADVPTDALGVDVATWVDGEDPYALVKKALKGTRHAVSDMMPALHNLRLKDVVGGEQVLAGPVLRELRMRKDAAEVAALRKAGAAIDRVHARMAEWLRPGRTEREVGADIAAAIVAEGHVLAEFVIVGSGPNGASPHHDVSDRVIEHGDVVVVDIGGPVAEGYNSDSTRTYAVGEPREPDVWETYAVLQAAQRAAVEAVRPGVTCAAVDAAAREVIAAAGFGDRFVHRTGHGIGLDVHEEPYIVDGNDLPLEPGMAFSVEPGIYLPGRWGARIEDIVIATADGAESVNNRPHELVVLPA, encoded by the coding sequence ATGTCGACCACTGCTGGGCCCGTCGACGTGGACGCCCTCCGCGCCCGACTCGACCGGGCCACCGCCGCCGCCTCCACCGCGGGCCTGGACGCCCTGCTCATCGCCCCCGGCTCGGACCTGCGCTACCTCATCGGCGCGGGCGGCGCGTCGTTCGAGCGGTTGACGTGCCTCGTGCTGCCGGTCGGCGGCACCCCGCTGCTGGTCGTCCCGAAGCTGGAGCACCCCGGCTACGCCGACGTCCCCACCGACGCGCTCGGCGTGGACGTCGCGACCTGGGTGGACGGCGAGGACCCGTACGCCCTGGTCAAGAAGGCGCTCAAGGGCACCCGCCACGCCGTGTCCGACATGATGCCCGCCCTGCACAACCTCCGGCTCAAGGACGTCGTCGGCGGCGAGCAGGTGCTCGCCGGGCCGGTGCTGCGCGAGCTGCGCATGCGCAAGGACGCCGCCGAGGTCGCGGCGCTGCGCAAGGCCGGCGCGGCGATCGACCGGGTCCACGCCCGCATGGCCGAGTGGCTGCGCCCCGGCCGCACCGAGCGCGAGGTGGGCGCCGACATCGCCGCGGCGATCGTGGCCGAGGGGCACGTGCTCGCCGAGTTCGTCATCGTCGGCTCCGGGCCGAACGGCGCTTCGCCGCACCACGACGTCTCCGACCGCGTCATCGAGCACGGCGACGTGGTGGTGGTCGACATCGGCGGTCCCGTCGCGGAGGGCTACAACTCCGACTCCACCCGCACCTACGCGGTCGGGGAACCCCGGGAGCCCGACGTGTGGGAGACCTACGCCGTGCTCCAGGCCGCGCAGCGGGCCGCCGTCGAGGCCGTGCGGCCCGGGGTCACCTGCGCCGCCGTCGACGCCGCGGCGCGCGAGGTCATCGCCGCCGCCGGGTTCGGCGACCGCTTCGTCCACCGCACGGGCCACGGCATCGGCCTGGACGTGCACGAGGAGCCCTACATCGTCGACGGCAACGACCTGCCGCTGGAGCCGGGCATGGCGTTCAGCGTCGAACCCGGCATCTACCTGCCGGGGCGGTGGGGCGCGCGGATCGAGGACATCGTGATCGCCACCGCCGACGGCGCGGAGAGCGTCAACAACCGGCCGCACGAGCTGGTGGTGCTGCCGGCGTGA
- a CDS encoding 5'-3' exonuclease encodes MSTPLVLMDAASLYFRAFYALPESMTAPDGTPVNAVRGFVDTIAKVITDRKASRLVACLDADWRPEFRVAALPSYKAHRVAQDAPDGEEEVPDTLTPQIPIILDVLDALGIATAEAEGYEADDVIGTLAARETEDPVEVITGDRDLFQVVRDEPTPVRVLYLGRGWAKAELIGPEELAAKYALPVTDAGRAYAGMAVLRGDPSDGLPGVAGIGEKTAAKLISEFGSLEAVLTAVHDGRDRKLTTRARTALLNAQDYLAAAPTVVNVATDAEVVLDRSDEVPAAPVDPDRVAELTRRWGLGSSVPRLVAALERR; translated from the coding sequence GTGAGCACCCCGCTGGTCCTGATGGACGCCGCCAGCCTGTACTTCCGGGCGTTCTACGCGCTGCCGGAGTCGATGACAGCCCCCGACGGCACCCCGGTGAACGCGGTGCGCGGCTTCGTCGACACGATCGCCAAGGTCATCACCGACCGCAAGGCGAGCCGCCTGGTGGCGTGCCTGGACGCGGACTGGCGCCCGGAGTTCCGAGTGGCCGCCCTGCCCTCGTACAAGGCGCACCGAGTGGCCCAGGACGCCCCCGACGGCGAGGAAGAAGTACCCGACACCCTCACCCCGCAGATCCCGATCATCCTCGACGTGCTGGACGCCCTGGGCATCGCCACCGCCGAGGCCGAGGGCTACGAGGCGGACGACGTCATCGGCACCCTGGCGGCCCGCGAGACCGAAGACCCGGTGGAGGTCATCACCGGCGACCGCGACCTGTTCCAGGTGGTCCGCGACGAGCCGACCCCGGTACGCGTGCTCTACCTGGGCCGGGGCTGGGCCAAGGCCGAGCTGATCGGCCCGGAGGAGCTGGCCGCGAAGTACGCGCTGCCCGTCACCGACGCCGGCCGGGCCTACGCCGGGATGGCCGTCCTGCGCGGCGACCCGTCGGACGGCCTGCCGGGCGTCGCGGGCATCGGCGAGAAGACGGCCGCGAAGCTGATCAGCGAGTTCGGCTCCCTGGAAGCCGTCCTGACCGCCGTCCACGACGGCCGCGACCGCAAGCTCACCACCCGAGCCCGCACCGCGCTGCTCAACGCCCAGGACTACCTGGCCGCCGCCCCGACGGTGGTCAACGTGGCCACCGACGCCGAGGTCGTGCTCGACCGTTCGGACGAGGTCCCCGCGGCGCCGGTCGACCCCGATCGCGTGGCCGAGTTGACCAGGCGGTGGGGCCTGGGCAGTTCCGTGCCCAGGCTGGTGGCCGCGCTGGAGCGCCGCTGA